gcacacacaggattccagcatgaacaggaaggggaagattgggtctaaaaagaggttatgaaaacaaagtccatgatgaatgtaatggtttcacatcaggagagtttcagcattggtgcaaacagcccagcccacctatttctgaagacatttgcttctctgttaggtgcttaaaaaaattgtgaaggacgttcagagaggtgaaacatggagggtgtgtgcctctcactgcattcctactccctagacgtgctctgtgctctgtgagaggtgagaaatgccatcttctagagggcaatgccgctcacgcctgcagaaccctttcggactgcacaggggagatgctccacagaggtgcttctgtcacaccgtgtaatcaaagggccaggccatgaagagaggggagggtgaggtagcacacaggtgttcctggagacacacacggcactgtcagggctctggcagggctgctcagagacacgagtccttccctggcacgggcagaggccctgcagcagactccatggcctcctgttgccactcccagaggccggcagcacctcagccccgcgctgtgtctccctgctcggcacctctctgagatgccccacggcgtgaggaatggacacagggacctggggtcaaggaagcccatcccagtgctgcattcagggggtttcccaggggacgttactctccaatgaagggacacggcctgtcccacagcacttttgGGCATTTCTaaaaacagctgctggtgtttgtgctctctcgggttcatgtccccacatgcacacggtgtgcatgccgaaatctcctctgaaccatgcaaacagggacttctgacctcgttattcggtgtctctccacaggcagacaaacatcctctctgggtttgcgtaggcgtccagttctgcaaatggtggtttcaggtgtctgttctgtgacgattgccctgggacagcttccccggggtgtccagcaaacaaaggcacagaccagaccccgctctgctggtccttcagtcctgtccctggaggtgtggctgtgcaaggacactgttgtgtgtgccctcaccctgcacacgcacactctttacctctttactgggcatccctcaccagggcacgtttgaaggaacgctcttgacagcaactgtggaagaagacctaatccttcctgcactgccctgagcagatcccctttcatggtggaaactctgttatgcagacgagctttttctcagaggtgcccattgcttctccgtgcctgtgatcacagagctgctacacagcagcaccatgaccaagctgccagagcactcaggccttagatcaacacaggggctcagaaggcgagtgtggaagtgaaaatagagcagccccggaaagaacaagtgctggtgctctgcaagtactgggattctttcccctcctcctcggcgctcaggctctacccctgcagctctacccgtgcagaaaaggcctgagaagaaggattttgggcatgagtctgtgagtctcagaaatttggatagataggtagtaaaaaaaaaatctcaaataatgacatttatttgaagacaaaagtatgtaatttaaaaaaaaaaaaaagtaagaaaaagccaaaaccctcaaccaaacctaacacacagttacctaacccctaaccaaacctatagaagacgggcttggcgtataatgaattacattatgagtgatttgcgggagacagtttattgctgcagaaaataacctggtcattaatttccagagggcatccttgagctcctggttcctcatgctgtagatgagggggttcacggctggaggcaccacggagtacagcacagccaccaccacatccagggatggggaggagatggaggggggcttcaggtaggcaaacatggcagtgctgacaaacagggagaccacggccaggtgagggaggcacgtggaaaaggctttgtgccgtccctgctcagaggggatcctcagcacggccctgaagatctgcacgtaggacagcacgatgaaaacaaagcacccgaaggttaaacaggcactgaccacaagaagcccaacttccctgaggtaggagtgtgagcaggagagcttgaggatctgggggatttcacagaagaactggtccagggcattgccctggcagaggggcagggaaaatgtattggccgtgtgcaggagagcatggagaaacccactgccccaggcagctgctgccatgtggacacaagctctgctgcccaggagggtcccgtagtgcaggggtttgcagatggccacgtagcggtcataggacatgacagtgagaagataaaactctgctacagcacagaaaaagaaaaaaaagacctgtgtaacacatcctttgtaggaaatggccctggtacccaagagggaattggccatggatttgggaaaagtagcagagatggagcccaggtcgagaacagagaggttgaggaggaagaagtacatgggggtgtggaggcggctgtcacaggcgatggcggtgatgatcaggccgttggccaggagggcagccaggtagatgcccaggaagagcccgaagtgcaagagctgcagctcccgtgtgtctgcgaatgccaggaggaggaactgggtgatggagctgctgttggacatttggtgccttttggtgtggagcactgaacaaggaggaaagcacagtgacaagttaggggagacttttctgagaaaaatcaacaccagttctcatacctcacgctctgcactgcttttccatttctgtcagatcttcattcagctctgtggctggagctctggttggttctgtccaggtgtgccaggaggagcgggacctctgcccgccggatgcccaggagtcagccctgctctgcagcagcagattcgtgggaatggggtgggcagtcctggtgtcccaatttctcagataaacctctcctcgtgaaaaaagggcttgtcagtctctgcactcccattgccatgaaaccacagttgcaagagtgttggagagaggttcttatacagctctctcccgtctcagcaggagattctcttggatttcagaaaccctcaccatttctgctgcgttcagggacagcaaagggagtcctgccaggccaggggattgtctgagggttagtgcagagcgaggggagctggcctgtccctctgtcttgttcccagctgccctctgcttgtgcctttctgagacagaggggaatcacactcacatgtagacctgaaaagacaccaggcgctgctgagagcagagaaacccactgccgagagctcagcgtctcaccttttctcaaggtctcagcaccccacttctcgccaaggacacacatggctcgtttcacaaacccagcagcctttccttggtcgtagcgtctctgcgcttctccactgggcattcaggtaacaccaggatgctccaggacagactggcatcctggagggcagcgcagtgcttggaaggacaccccaaggagacacccaagtgtcctagtgatggtatctcagaaggggagagtcagctcattccccagccacatagactactttgcccacagccccacgggttagaggagagcttggacacttcattcccatggagacacttgctcaggggaaggggtctgcattggaggggatcatacagagttttctgaatccttcctcccacagcatttctggtttctctttcctctcattccctgatcatagctctgctgccgggagattttcctcctgggaggtgtttccctgtcccatgtcttttccctgtcagctctcacagaccccatcccaacccctgtgcgctccccttggccccacagaaacctgcctgtttgccgggcactggccgggttcacgttcctgtttgcaggtggaaaagggcaggtcagaacaaccccgatgggtccagcagagctgatgctggtgctgcccatgggcagaggagtggctgaaggcactccaggaggttcctggcagacctactgatcactcaaagctacagctcaggagtctcactgacttcttcccacttgagagctccctatacatgtatcccttgttctacctccccaccctctcactaggaaaataaaaacacaaacgcaggaaagctccttatctgtaacgtaattcctgccttgagctttccctcaaacaatcccctgggaaatgtcctgggggtgaactgcagctgagagcagccctgccccacgcagcacccccttgacagcaggacactctcctgccaggagttgcctcttccccccacagcttctccccgcactgctgttgggagctcctcaggtaaacggagagctgatcctgacaggagataagtccctgccacggcacaaagcacccttgggtgaagggaccctgctctgaaggacagccctgggcacccctggctgcacacccaccttcacactgcagccatccccgggtgaaggcagctgatgtgccctgtccctttgacagagccacagggaagccctgctccaaagcaagtccttttcctctacgctggagaaactgtgagagacctcctgatagatcccagaggctgtgggatgtgccagctttgggagatcattccaggaaccgcagctgcattgccctgcagccagagacttaccctgttcagggctgtgaagatctttctccaagcgagctctcctctctcctcccaccccagactgcctttacactctctgcctccctcctctgccctcgctgcctgcaggcagtgccctcagccctgctgcgcttggcagaggagctgctcctgggcagagctgtctctctgcagcgctgcccgcttgccatcagctccctccatgccaggagcccagcccagctcagacgcagaggaccagcccaaggcagccctttctctgccccctcggggctccctccaggtgtccctggggctccagaggaacctgctgggaaacaggatgaagtcaccactgatgttccctccctcagctgggcagagacacttctttccagaacttttaattctcctctcaaagttacatcgaaatatcacctgttttggtcttattattagataaccgcaagctctgctggagccgttcatagagacagggcatcgtctcagggatcatgaatgagcctggtgggaaagccctttggccaagtgaaatggcagcatcctccagatgcagcagtggtgcatatcaaaactgaactgaaactcaaataggaattccagggcaccgagatgagctttaggtaattcaggaacagttaaacgaagaaaagggaataatgtaggaccgctgtcgaattcagtaggagtaggactagacctgagatattcaatgtcctctttgcctca
This window of the Rissa tridactyla isolate bRisTri1 unplaced genomic scaffold, bRisTri1.patW.cur.20221130 scaffold_29, whole genome shotgun sequence genome carries:
- the LOC128903312 gene encoding olfactory receptor 14J1-like — translated: MSNSSSITQFLLLAFADTRELQLLHFGLFLGIYLAALLANGLIITAIACDSRLHTPMYFFLLNLSVLDLGSISATFPKSMANSLLGTRAISYKGCVTQVFFFFFCAVAEFYLLTVMSYDRYVAICKPLHYGTLLGSRACVHMAAAAWGSGFLHALLHTANTFSLPLCQGNALDQFFCEIPQILKLSCSHSYLREVGLLVVSACLTFGCFVFIVLSYVQIFRAVLRIPSEQGRHKAFSTCLPHLAVVSLFVSTAMFAYLKPPSISSPSLDVVVAVLYSVVPPAVNPLIYSMRNQELKDALWKL